One genomic segment of Candidatus Poribacteria bacterium includes these proteins:
- the fdhF gene encoding formate dehydrogenase subunit alpha, whose protein sequence is MKGQFAYDFVQHPDRLKTPLVRGDDGELHETTWDDALDSAAEGFRKVNVEHGRHSVYGVASGRAPSEAAYLMQKFIRAGFGTNYIDNCSRAUHAPTVAGLAATIGRGAMSNPLVDMEKPDVIFCIGTNMTECHPVAATGLKKAVARGAKLIVADPRRIGLAEMSHLYLPLRVGSDTALLLGMAHVIAREGLIDEDFIKNRTTGFDAFFEHISQWTPEWAETITGVPAKDIETAAMWYGSANKGAIYYTLGITEHICGVENVQSLCNLALMTGHVGREGTGINPMRGQNNIQGAGDSGALPNNYPGFQAVTDPAHQAKFKAEYGREIDLEKGITKVTALELCGDSIHAMLIDGENTLISDPDREHCEHALRSLAHLVVIDIFLTETAELADVILPATAWGETDGVCTNTERRVQRMRAAVPPAGDAKPDWWIICQIAQRLGFIGFDFDTPKPIFNELCRVSPIYAGLDWDRIERGEYQWPVPHKEHPGTPRLHEETFVNGRGIFSNVHYRDPAETISEEFPVWLTTGRRLQSYHTRTQTGRAEGIDYLLPEESLEVNPVDLERWQLADGEWCRMSSARGSINIKVKATARSPRGTVFASFSFADVPVNMLTGSGYDPVTHTAELKVCPVRLEPL, encoded by the coding sequence GTGAAAGGGCAGTTCGCTTACGACTTCGTTCAACATCCCGATCGGTTGAAAACGCCTCTTGTTCGCGGTGATGACGGTGAACTCCACGAAACTACATGGGATGACGCACTTGATAGTGCCGCCGAAGGCTTCCGAAAGGTCAATGTTGAACACGGTAGACATAGCGTCTACGGTGTTGCTTCTGGGCGCGCACCGAGCGAAGCGGCGTATCTCATGCAGAAGTTTATCCGTGCGGGGTTTGGGACGAACTATATCGACAATTGTAGCCGTGCCTGACACGCCCCGACCGTTGCCGGTCTGGCAGCGACAATCGGACGTGGGGCGATGTCTAATCCGCTCGTGGATATGGAGAAACCGGATGTTATCTTCTGTATCGGTACGAATATGACCGAGTGTCACCCGGTTGCAGCGACGGGACTTAAGAAGGCGGTCGCCCGCGGTGCGAAGTTGATCGTGGCGGATCCGAGACGCATCGGATTGGCGGAGATGTCGCATCTTTACTTGCCTCTCCGCGTCGGTTCAGATACAGCCCTACTTCTCGGCATGGCACACGTTATCGCTCGTGAAGGCTTGATTGACGAAGACTTCATCAAAAATCGCACGACCGGATTTGATGCGTTCTTTGAACATATCAGTCAATGGACACCCGAATGGGCGGAAACAATTACGGGTGTGCCTGCAAAGGATATTGAGACAGCAGCGATGTGGTATGGCAGCGCGAACAAGGGTGCTATCTATTACACATTAGGAATCACAGAACATATTTGTGGTGTTGAGAATGTCCAAAGCCTGTGCAATCTTGCCTTGATGACCGGTCATGTTGGACGAGAGGGAACGGGTATCAACCCGATGCGTGGGCAAAACAACATCCAAGGGGCAGGGGATAGTGGGGCATTACCAAATAACTATCCCGGCTTCCAAGCTGTCACAGATCCAGCACATCAAGCGAAGTTTAAAGCGGAATACGGCAGAGAGATTGACTTAGAGAAGGGTATCACGAAAGTGACGGCGTTAGAACTGTGCGGTGATAGCATTCATGCGATGCTGATTGATGGTGAGAACACGCTAATTTCTGACCCGGATCGAGAGCATTGCGAACACGCGCTGCGTTCATTAGCACATCTTGTTGTCATTGACATCTTTCTGACTGAGACTGCTGAGCTTGCTGATGTTATCCTACCAGCAACGGCATGGGGTGAAACAGATGGTGTATGTACGAATACAGAGCGTCGCGTCCAACGGATGCGTGCTGCAGTACCGCCCGCAGGTGATGCTAAACCGGACTGGTGGATTATCTGTCAGATTGCCCAACGTCTTGGGTTTATAGGTTTTGACTTCGATACGCCAAAACCGATTTTCAACGAACTCTGTCGAGTCTCGCCTATCTATGCTGGATTGGATTGGGACCGCATTGAGAGAGGTGAGTATCAATGGCCCGTCCCGCATAAAGAACATCCGGGGACACCGAGGCTTCACGAGGAGACGTTTGTCAATGGACGCGGTATCTTCTCGAATGTCCATTACCGAGATCCTGCTGAGACGATTAGCGAAGAATTCCCGGTATGGCTCACAACAGGGAGACGTCTACAGTCCTATCACACGCGAACGCAAACAGGGAGAGCGGAAGGGATTGATTACCTCTTACCGGAAGAATCCTTGGAGGTCAATCCCGTTGATCTTGAGAGATGGCAATTAGCAGACGGGGAGTGGTGTCGGATGAGCAGCGCGCGGGGGAGTATCAACATCAAAGTCAAAGCGACGGCTCGTTCGCCGCGTGGCACGGTTTTCGCCAGTTTCAGTTTTGCGGATGTGCCGGTCAATATGTTGACGGGTTCTGGCTACGACCCGGTTACTCACACGGCTGAATTGAAGGTGTGTCCAGTGCGGTTGGAACCGCTTTAG
- a CDS encoding 2-isopropylmalate synthase, protein MDDFEANQQKVYIFDTTLRDAEQTPGAALGIQEKLEIAKHLARLNVDVIEAGFPISSPGDFDAVKQIANEVEGPEICALSRVVEKDITAAWQAIEDAPRARIHTFVGTSPIHMGRITRTTPEDTLRMATDAVAYAKSLCENHADANVEFSPMDAGRTELAFLYEVVEATIAAGATVVNIPETVGWTVPTEFGELIKGIMENVPNVNDAIISVHCHNDLGLAVANSLIAIEQGARQVECTINGLGERAGNTSLEEVVMAIRTRRDYFKAYYTDINAKEIVPISRRVSRTMGIMVQPNKAIVGANAFAHSSGIHQDGIIKSRVTFEIIDPKEIGWKESQLILSPRSGRNALRHRLSELGYEVNPEELEKVYERFLSVADKKKSIQDADLEAIMSDEIRAIPSVFELDYIQVVSGTKISPTTTVGIRTEGKVIEMASTGDGPVDAAFKAISKVVDIQLNLIDYQIRSVTEGEDAIGEVSLKVQDNGNIITGHGASTDIIEASARAYIHAVNKLIQIRSEG, encoded by the coding sequence GTGGACGATTTTGAAGCCAATCAGCAAAAAGTCTACATCTTTGATACAACACTCCGCGATGCAGAACAGACCCCCGGAGCCGCACTCGGTATCCAGGAAAAACTCGAGATTGCTAAACATCTTGCCAGATTAAATGTTGATGTCATTGAAGCCGGATTCCCAATTTCGTCACCCGGTGATTTCGATGCCGTCAAACAGATCGCAAACGAAGTGGAAGGTCCCGAAATCTGCGCGCTTTCGCGTGTTGTGGAGAAGGACATCACTGCTGCGTGGCAGGCGATTGAAGATGCACCGCGCGCCCGTATCCACACGTTTGTCGGAACCTCTCCGATCCACATGGGGCGGATCACACGTACAACTCCCGAAGATACACTTCGCATGGCAACCGATGCCGTCGCCTACGCAAAAAGCCTCTGTGAAAACCACGCTGATGCAAACGTCGAGTTTTCACCGATGGACGCTGGACGCACGGAATTAGCGTTCCTTTATGAAGTCGTTGAAGCCACTATCGCTGCTGGCGCAACCGTCGTCAACATACCGGAAACCGTCGGATGGACGGTACCGACTGAGTTCGGCGAATTAATTAAAGGCATCATGGAAAACGTCCCAAACGTTAATGATGCTATTATTAGTGTCCACTGCCACAACGATCTTGGATTAGCCGTCGCAAACAGTCTCATCGCAATTGAGCAGGGCGCACGGCAGGTGGAATGCACAATCAACGGACTTGGCGAGCGTGCAGGGAATACCTCACTCGAAGAGGTCGTCATGGCAATCCGCACACGGCGTGATTACTTCAAAGCGTATTACACGGACATTAATGCTAAGGAAATCGTCCCGATTAGTCGGCGAGTCAGCCGAACGATGGGTATTATGGTGCAGCCGAACAAGGCAATCGTTGGCGCGAATGCCTTCGCACACAGTTCTGGCATTCACCAAGACGGGATCATCAAATCGCGCGTAACTTTTGAAATCATCGATCCGAAAGAGATTGGATGGAAAGAGAGCCAACTCATTCTGAGTCCCCGTTCTGGACGCAACGCACTTCGGCACCGCCTCAGCGAACTCGGTTACGAGGTGAACCCCGAAGAATTGGAAAAGGTTTATGAAAGATTTCTCAGCGTCGCTGATAAGAAAAAGTCAATACAGGATGCCGACCTTGAAGCGATTATGAGCGATGAGATTCGCGCAATCCCCTCTGTCTTTGAACTCGACTATATTCAGGTGGTCAGCGGAACAAAAATCTCACCGACAACAACGGTCGGAATTCGGACGGAAGGTAAAGTTATTGAAATGGCATCAACCGGAGATGGACCCGTTGATGCAGCGTTCAAAGCCATCAGTAAAGTTGTTGACATTCAACTGAACCTCATCGACTACCAGATACGATCTGTAACTGAAGGTGAAGACGCTATCGGTGAAGTCTCGTTGAAGGTGCAGGACAACGGAAATATCATTACCGGACACGGTGCCAGCACAGACATCATTGAAGCGAGTGCACGCGCATATATCCATGCTGTTAACAAACTCATTCAGATCCGATCTGAAGGATAG
- a CDS encoding AAA family ATPase produces MKKEEHFTPITIGIMGGSASGKTTFAKALEEQLSEFSPVVLNQDSYFRNWSEYSEAERERVITANHPDAVLWDALITDIKKLRERVPIEFPTPGTRAAQRDNEKTSVQPSDVVIVEGHLIFWSEDLRDLMDIKLFLDVDAHERVLRRMLRDVAQRGGDLEWAINWYRRDVLPNFPVYTEPCKQYADLIIPFQNQNPVALHTLVAGIRRRIQENRTSS; encoded by the coding sequence ATGAAAAAAGAAGAACATTTTACACCAATCACCATCGGAATCATGGGCGGTTCCGCCTCTGGAAAGACAACGTTCGCCAAGGCTTTGGAAGAACAACTCTCGGAATTCTCACCCGTCGTCCTGAACCAAGACTCTTATTTCCGTAACTGGTCGGAATACTCGGAGGCGGAACGCGAGCGCGTGATTACGGCAAATCATCCGGACGCTGTGTTGTGGGATGCCCTTATTACAGACATCAAGAAACTTCGTGAACGCGTTCCTATTGAATTCCCTACTCCGGGGACACGTGCTGCTCAGCGGGATAACGAAAAAACGAGCGTGCAACCGAGCGATGTCGTTATTGTAGAGGGACACCTCATTTTCTGGAGTGAAGACCTACGCGACTTGATGGACATCAAATTGTTCCTCGATGTAGATGCCCACGAGCGTGTTCTCCGGCGGATGCTCCGTGATGTCGCGCAACGCGGCGGCGACTTGGAGTGGGCTATCAATTGGTACCGCCGCGATGTCCTTCCGAATTTTCCTGTCTATACGGAACCCTGCAAACAGTACGCCGACCTAATCATCCCCTTCCAGAATCAAAATCCCGTTGCATTGCACACGCTTGTTGCGGGCATCCGGAGGCGGATTCAAGAAAATAGAACGTCTTCGTAA
- a CDS encoding Hsp20/alpha crystallin family protein, which produces MNYLTTRRPMRNLFNLHNEMGRAFGDLFGSQESGTDTEETYWMPTVDISETENNFEIRAELPGVSESDVNISVTDNRLTVKGEKRQEAETEGKNYHRVERRYGNFQRSFTLPRNVETSNIKAGYADGVLTLTIPKAEEARPTEIPIMTNAS; this is translated from the coding sequence ATGAATTACTTAACGACACGCAGACCGATGAGAAATCTGTTCAACCTCCACAACGAAATGGGACGCGCTTTCGGAGACCTCTTTGGCTCACAGGAAAGCGGAACGGATACGGAAGAGACCTATTGGATGCCCACGGTGGATATTTCTGAAACTGAAAACAATTTTGAGATTCGCGCAGAACTTCCAGGGGTTTCCGAGAGTGATGTCAATATCTCAGTAACCGATAACCGTCTGACTGTGAAAGGTGAAAAACGGCAGGAAGCGGAAACGGAAGGTAAAAATTATCACCGCGTGGAAAGGCGGTACGGTAACTTCCAGCGGAGCTTCACGCTACCGAGGAACGTTGAGACTTCTAACATTAAAGCGGGATATGCAGATGGCGTGCTGACGCTTACAATTCCGAAGGCAGAAGAAGCGAGGCCGACTGAGATCCCGATTATGACAAACGCTTCTTAA
- a CDS encoding BMP family protein: protein MGFVLIGNVRLDAKEHEKFKVAMLLPGSISDAGWNALAYEGLKAIEKELGAEISHAETRTPTDQEEQFRAYALDGYNMVFGHGYEFQDPAKAVAPDFPETIFITSSGGTITDNISAANFRVEQPAYLLGIIAGMMTQTNKLGVMGGQNIPSVNSTFMAFEGGAKRVNPDAEVSWVYVGNWENIGKGKELALAQISEGVDFIFPNADAAGLGAYEAAEIFNKSETAEKEGRMVYTFGANRDKSDISPTVIANAVITPDAFVQIAKIIKEGKFKPQIYTFNMLTDEAITLTYSPALKDKVPEDVQRAVEDAKAKILAGELKVPQIDFSESAEE from the coding sequence GTGGGATTCGTATTAATCGGGAACGTACGTCTTGACGCAAAAGAGCATGAGAAATTTAAGGTCGCTATGCTGCTTCCGGGTTCAATTAGTGACGCAGGCTGGAATGCTTTGGCGTATGAAGGACTTAAAGCGATTGAAAAAGAATTAGGCGCAGAGATCAGCCACGCTGAGACTCGGACCCCTACGGATCAGGAAGAACAGTTCCGCGCTTATGCCCTTGATGGTTACAATATGGTGTTTGGACACGGGTATGAGTTTCAGGACCCGGCGAAAGCAGTCGCACCAGATTTTCCTGAGACGATTTTCATTACCTCTTCGGGTGGCACGATTACCGATAACATCTCGGCAGCAAACTTTCGTGTTGAGCAGCCCGCCTATCTGTTAGGGATAATTGCTGGCATGATGACCCAGACGAATAAGCTTGGTGTTATGGGTGGACAGAATATCCCGTCTGTGAATAGCACATTTATGGCGTTTGAAGGCGGTGCGAAGCGCGTGAACCCTGATGCAGAAGTATCTTGGGTATACGTGGGGAATTGGGAAAACATCGGCAAAGGCAAGGAGCTTGCACTCGCGCAAATTAGCGAAGGCGTTGACTTTATTTTTCCAAATGCTGACGCAGCTGGACTTGGTGCATACGAGGCGGCTGAGATTTTTAACAAATCTGAAACTGCCGAAAAAGAGGGAAGGATGGTATACACGTTCGGCGCGAACCGGGATAAGAGCGATATATCCCCAACTGTGATTGCGAACGCAGTAATTACACCCGACGCGTTTGTGCAGATTGCCAAGATCATTAAAGAAGGCAAATTCAAGCCACAGATTTATACCTTTAACATGCTAACAGACGAAGCGATTACGCTTACCTATAGTCCGGCATTGAAGGATAAGGTGCCGGAAGATGTGCAAAGAGCCGTTGAGGATGCCAAAGCGAAAATCCTTGCTGGCGAATTGAAAGTGCCGCAGATTGATTTCAGTGAAAGCGCAGAGGAATAG
- a CDS encoding Uma2 family endonuclease: protein MDTQEVRQFPPERLPHESPKMTLAEFLESDLEGYEYIEGELVSMPPTSLEHGYISVNLSSPLHLYVRENQLGRVLISDTGFRVGERMLVPDIAFISNARLPDDQRKTSPVPPDLAVEVVSPSDKLYQVEEKAFAYLEAGTQLVWVIKPPSKTVTVYRSETDITVLTRDDTLSGEEVVKGFSCEVAALFE from the coding sequence ATGGACACCCAAGAGGTTCGTCAATTCCCGCCTGAGCGTCTTCCGCATGAGAGTCCCAAAATGACGTTAGCGGAATTCCTCGAAAGCGATTTAGAAGGATATGAATACATTGAAGGAGAATTAGTGTCGATGCCACCAACCTCATTGGAACATGGGTACATTAGCGTGAACCTAAGTTCGCCGTTACACTTGTACGTCCGCGAAAACCAACTTGGGCGTGTCCTTATATCAGATACAGGTTTCCGTGTTGGCGAACGGATGCTGGTCCCTGATATCGCCTTTATTTCAAATGCCCGGCTTCCTGACGATCAGCGCAAAACATCTCCAGTCCCGCCAGACCTTGCCGTGGAAGTTGTTTCGCCTTCGGACAAGTTGTACCAAGTTGAAGAAAAGGCTTTCGCTTACCTTGAGGCAGGCACACAGTTAGTATGGGTGATTAAACCTCCTTCTAAAACAGTGACTGTTTACCGTTCAGAAACAGACATCACAGTACTCACGCGGGATGACACACTTAGCGGAGAAGAAGTCGTCAAAGGATTCTCTTGCGAGGTGGCCGCGCTTTTTGAATAG
- a CDS encoding BMP family protein encodes MKKNCWKLRDRIVNPTLIVCFLAIGFILGCERVPDSGKIVSPPAPETLKVGMLLPGAITDEGWNALAHDGLKAIETELGAEIDYVESLTPSVWEADFRAYAMDGYHLIFGHGYEYQEAAIAVAQDYPEIVFITSAGASGAVRENVAPIVFRLEQATYLLGMIAGMMTQTDKIGIVGGQELPSGSSTFMAFEGGVKSVNPDAVVQRAYVGDWENIAKAKELALAQIQEGVDFIFHNANEAGIGVFEAVVLAQDSGKTVYSFGANRDQSAVSPRAVLANAVITPRAYVQLATAVKEGTFESKLYVFTMTTGGAIALTYNPELRDQVPEEVQQKVEEAREQILAGTLEVPQIDFSGEE; translated from the coding sequence ATGAAAAAGAATTGCTGGAAATTGCGAGATAGGATCGTAAATCCTACGCTTATTGTATGTTTCTTGGCAATCGGTTTCATATTAGGGTGTGAGAGGGTTCCGGATAGTGGCAAAATTGTCTCTCCGCCTGCGCCTGAAACGCTCAAAGTCGGTATGCTGCTTCCGGGTGCCATCACTGACGAAGGGTGGAATGCTTTAGCACACGATGGATTGAAAGCTATTGAAACCGAACTCGGTGCCGAAATAGACTATGTTGAGAGTTTAACGCCATCTGTCTGGGAAGCAGATTTTCGTGCTTATGCTATGGATGGCTATCACCTTATCTTCGGGCATGGTTACGAGTATCAGGAAGCAGCCATAGCCGTTGCACAAGATTACCCTGAAATCGTCTTTATTACGTCTGCCGGAGCAAGCGGTGCTGTTCGTGAGAATGTCGCGCCGATTGTCTTTCGGCTTGAACAAGCCACCTACCTCTTGGGTATGATAGCAGGTATGATGACCCAAACAGACAAGATCGGTATTGTTGGCGGGCAGGAGCTTCCATCTGGTAGCAGCACGTTTATGGCGTTTGAAGGGGGCGTAAAAAGCGTTAATCCTGACGCGGTTGTGCAACGTGCCTACGTAGGAGACTGGGAAAACATCGCGAAGGCAAAGGAATTGGCACTTGCCCAGATACAAGAAGGCGTTGATTTTATTTTTCATAACGCCAACGAAGCGGGAATTGGTGTGTTTGAAGCCGTCGTCTTGGCGCAGGATTCTGGGAAAACCGTTTATTCCTTCGGTGCTAACCGAGATCAAAGTGCTGTTTCCCCGCGTGCAGTGCTTGCGAATGCCGTCATTACACCGAGAGCCTATGTACAACTCGCGACGGCAGTCAAAGAGGGGACTTTTGAATCCAAACTCTATGTCTTCACAATGACAACCGGTGGCGCAATCGCTTTGACTTATAACCCAGAACTGAGGGATCAGGTACCTGAAGAAGTTCAGCAAAAGGTTGAGGAAGCGAGAGAGCAAATTTTAGCTGGCACATTAGAGGTTCCACAAATCGATTTTAGTGGAGAGGAATAG
- a CDS encoding leucyl aminopeptidase produces the protein MNITVKTGGFSQEQSDVIAIGVLENPDFYSAPLQNIEQALGGRIRELMNLGDFTGKHKTTSWLYTNGAISTPRILLVGLGEYHDLTPERVRQAAGQAARAIRDMGLRTVSIPIPIEATPEIIQGATEACLLSLYQFDAHKTESGDDDEKKQIESLTFLAENEQSRAMVEDAVQRGKVIANGTLLARDLSNQPSNHLTPIQLADKAVAVAETVGLGCEIFDKAALEEKGFRTLLAVAQGSAEEPRFIILEYVPDGEGQDTVVLVGKGITFDTGGISLKSGGGMHEMKHDMSGAAAVIGAMQVIGQLKPNVRVIGVVAATENMPSGTAIKPGDVITSYGGKTIEILNTDAEGRLVLADALGWSAQYNPKGVIDLATLTGAVITCLGHIAAGAMTTDPELMAKVKSAAVKTHERVWELPLWDDYDEGVKSKVADVQNIGDGGAGTIAGGAFLKKFAEGYPWVHLDIAGTAWGMKGSTYIPEGASGYGVRLLVQLVEDW, from the coding sequence ATGAATATTACTGTCAAAACAGGCGGATTTAGTCAAGAGCAGAGCGATGTTATTGCTATAGGTGTGCTGGAAAACCCGGATTTCTATAGTGCGCCACTTCAAAATATAGAACAGGCACTCGGTGGTCGGATTCGCGAACTCATGAACCTCGGAGACTTCACAGGTAAGCATAAAACGACGAGTTGGCTGTATACAAACGGGGCTATCAGTACGCCGCGTATACTATTGGTGGGTTTGGGTGAATACCATGACCTCACACCTGAGAGGGTACGCCAAGCAGCGGGACAGGCTGCACGGGCGATACGGGACATGGGTTTAAGGACGGTTAGCATTCCCATCCCGATAGAAGCCACACCAGAAATAATCCAAGGGGCTACGGAGGCGTGTCTCCTTTCGCTCTATCAGTTCGATGCGCATAAAACCGAAAGTGGCGATGATGATGAGAAGAAACAAATTGAATCCCTGACATTCTTAGCTGAAAACGAACAGAGCCGGGCAATGGTGGAAGATGCTGTCCAACGCGGAAAAGTGATAGCCAATGGAACGCTTCTTGCCCGTGATTTGAGTAATCAACCGAGCAATCACCTCACACCGATACAACTCGCTGATAAGGCGGTGGCGGTAGCGGAGACCGTCGGACTCGGTTGCGAAATTTTTGACAAAGCGGCGTTGGAAGAAAAAGGGTTCCGAACCCTTCTCGCTGTTGCACAAGGGAGTGCTGAAGAACCACGCTTTATTATCCTCGAATACGTTCCAGACGGTGAAGGGCAGGATACTGTCGTGCTTGTCGGAAAAGGTATCACCTTTGATACAGGCGGTATTTCCCTGAAATCTGGCGGCGGTATGCACGAGATGAAGCACGATATGTCGGGTGCTGCTGCTGTGATTGGTGCGATGCAGGTCATTGGGCAGCTCAAACCGAATGTGCGCGTGATTGGTGTCGTTGCTGCGACTGAGAATATGCCCAGTGGAACGGCTATTAAACCGGGTGATGTTATTACCTCCTACGGTGGGAAAACGATTGAGATTCTCAACACAGACGCAGAAGGTCGATTGGTGTTAGCGGATGCCCTCGGTTGGTCGGCGCAGTATAATCCGAAAGGCGTTATCGACTTAGCCACGCTCACGGGTGCTGTGATTACCTGTTTAGGGCATATCGCCGCTGGCGCGATGACCACGGATCCAGAACTGATGGCAAAGGTGAAGTCGGCTGCGGTCAAGACACATGAGCGCGTCTGGGAATTACCCCTTTGGGACGATTACGATGAAGGCGTTAAAAGCAAGGTTGCGGATGTCCAAAACATCGGGGATGGTGGTGCGGGCACGATTGCGGGTGGTGCGTTCTTGAAGAAGTTCGCCGAAGGCTATCCGTGGGTTCACCTCGACATCGCCGGGACTGCCTGGGGTATGAAAGGCTCTACGTATATTCCTGAAGGCGCGTCGGGTTATGGGGTTAGGTTGCTCGTGCAACTGGTTGAGGATTGGTAG
- a CDS encoding cupin domain-containing protein produces the protein MDWKSRWTEQYANVDALKQELQSEGFSAYEWSGRPGGAYLDYIHTQDEVVCVLSGTADVKVAEATGTVEAGDRMDVPANTYHSITVTSEEPLVVLTGMRKT, from the coding sequence GTGGATTGGAAATCACGCTGGACTGAACAGTACGCGAATGTGGACGCTTTAAAACAGGAGTTACAATCTGAGGGTTTCAGTGCTTATGAATGGAGTGGCCGTCCGGGGGGTGCGTATCTCGACTACATCCATACCCAAGATGAAGTCGTTTGCGTCCTGTCTGGCACAGCAGATGTGAAAGTTGCCGAGGCAACTGGGACTGTTGAAGCCGGGGATCGGATGGATGTTCCTGCGAATACCTATCATTCAATTACTGTTACGAGCGAGGAACCTCTGGTCGTTTTGACAGGAATGCGAAAGACTTAG
- the aroF gene encoding 3-deoxy-7-phosphoheptulonate synthase — protein sequence MVIVTKTDATQADIDAVVKRIESVGLKAQISTGERHTVIGVIGDKTLLGDIPIESMSGVERTMAITAPFKLASREFRGDEPTVIVVNGTKIGGREIPVIAGPCAVESTEQIVTIAQLVQKAGASFIRGGAFKPRTGPYSFQGYGEEALKMLQEAKDETGLGIVTEVMTPHEVELVGEYTDMFQLGTRNMTNFYLLREVGRARKPVILKRGMSSTIEEWLLAAEYILSEGNKEVILCERGIRTFETHTRNTLDLNAVPVVHELSHLPIVVDPSHGTGIRSLVCDMTKASVAAGADGLLLEVHHDPDHSMTGDGAQSLFPDQFEALMQELKPIAVAVGREI from the coding sequence ATGGTAATCGTGACCAAAACCGATGCAACACAGGCAGATATAGATGCTGTTGTTAAACGGATTGAGAGCGTCGGGTTGAAGGCACAAATCTCAACCGGCGAACGCCATACAGTTATCGGTGTAATTGGAGATAAAACGTTGCTTGGTGATATTCCCATAGAGTCAATGTCCGGTGTGGAGCGAACAATGGCAATTACAGCACCATTCAAGTTGGCATCCCGTGAATTCCGAGGCGATGAGCCCACTGTTATTGTCGTCAACGGCACAAAGATCGGCGGAAGGGAGATACCTGTTATTGCGGGTCCCTGTGCTGTCGAGAGCACAGAGCAGATCGTAACCATCGCCCAACTGGTTCAAAAGGCTGGGGCGAGTTTCATCAGAGGCGGTGCTTTTAAGCCGAGAACCGGTCCCTATAGCTTCCAAGGTTACGGCGAAGAAGCACTCAAAATGCTACAAGAGGCGAAAGATGAAACAGGACTCGGCATCGTCACCGAAGTGATGACCCCACACGAAGTCGAACTCGTCGGGGAATATACGGATATGTTCCAACTCGGCACACGGAATATGACAAATTTCTATCTGTTGCGTGAAGTTGGACGCGCACGGAAACCCGTTATCCTCAAGCGCGGCATGTCCTCAACAATCGAGGAATGGCTACTCGCCGCTGAGTATATCCTCTCAGAAGGTAATAAGGAGGTCATTCTATGCGAACGCGGGATCCGAACATTTGAAACGCACACCCGCAACACACTCGACCTGAATGCGGTTCCAGTCGTTCACGAATTGAGCCACTTACCTATTGTTGTCGATCCAAGCCACGGCACAGGCATCAGGAGTTTGGTCTGTGATATGACGAAAGCATCTGTAGCTGCCGGGGCAGATGGACTCTTACTTGAGGTACATCACGATCCAGATCACTCGATGACAGGGGACGGGGCGCAGTCGCTGTTCCCAGACCAATTCGAGGCACTAATGCAGGAACTCAAGCCTATTGCTGTTGCTGTCGGACGTGAAATTTAA
- a CDS encoding Hsp20/alpha crystallin family protein, translated as MTYLTLHRPPGKLFKSYNPFYGRLWTKVDTDGYKWTPSVDISETKDNFEVRAELPGIAKDDLHISVKDSLLTLSGEKRQEQVDDTQNYRRVERRYGNFERKFALPREVTADDIKAEYTDGVLTVSIPKPEAAKPAEIPITTAA; from the coding sequence ATGACTTATTTGACTTTGCACAGACCGCCAGGAAAGTTGTTCAAATCTTACAATCCATTCTATGGAAGGTTATGGACCAAAGTCGACACAGATGGATACAAATGGACACCTTCAGTTGATATTTCTGAAACAAAAGATAATTTTGAAGTCCGTGCGGAACTCCCAGGGATAGCGAAGGACGATCTTCATATCTCCGTCAAGGACAGCCTCTTAACCCTCAGCGGCGAAAAGCGGCAAGAACAGGTAGATGATACCCAAAACTATCGCCGAGTCGAACGACGCTACGGGAACTTTGAACGGAAATTCGCACTCCCACGGGAAGTGACAGCCGACGACATCAAAGCCGAATACACCGATGGTGTTCTGACGGTCTCAATCCCGAAACCTGAAGCGGCAAAACCGGCTGAAATTCCAATTACCACTGCAGCTTAA